The genome window TGGGTGCGGCTTCGGCCGAGGCCTCCGAGGAGGCGGGAGTGCCGGCTACAGGCGGACGGCCAAGCGCGGCATGAGCGCCTTCCTCCGGGAAAGCCGCACCGACATGATCCTCGACATCAGGGGCCCAGGGCGTTTCACCGGTGAGCCCCAGCCGACCCTGCATGTTTTCCGGCTTCGGCGTCGGCCAGAACTTCAATTGCGGATGCGGTTCCGAAACGGTCTCTTCCGTATCGGTCGCCGGGATCGGGTCTTCGGGCGAGAGATCCGCGGTGTCGGACTCGAGGGCCTCTTCGCTGTCGTCTGCGGAGTCAGCGTCGCGTTGGGCGCGCAGCATCGGGGAATCGATGACCTGGCCGTCCCGAATGGTCACGATATTCGTGTAATCGGTCTCACCGGTAATGGCGTTGACCTGGGCCTGGATCAGACGCAACTCGTCATAACGGTCTTCACTGATCAGCGCGCCGAGACGCACGATCGCCGTCTGGTCGCTGTCCAAGCTTTCCAGGTTCTGCCAGTAGCGCCCTGTCCGGCCTTGTATCCAGAAAGTCCGTTCCACGGTTCTTCGTCCGCCCGTCTTGTCCTCGGTCCGGCCGCGTCGGCGCCGGTATCCTGCCCCATCTCCGCGTCTCTGCGGGTACGGCCATACCGACACCGAGGACGCGATCTCCTCAGCTGAAAGCTACATGTTGTGGCGGAAACCACGCAAGGTTCGGATATATCGCGGCAGGGGATGGAGCCTGAAGACCTCGGATATCCGGGGATTCAGTGGCTGGAGTGACGGTGTGCGGGGAATTCCGTCCGGCGCGTCGCAGGGCCGTTTTCGCGAATCGGGTCCCCGGCGGTGCCTGGTCAGCGTCGGCGGGCGCGGGTGACTTCGACCCCGACGAAGGCGGCGTTGGACAATGCTTCGGGCTTTTCAACGCGCACGCTGGCGGACAGGACACGTTCGTCCTCAAGGCACATTTCCGCAATCCGGCTGGCCAGGGTTTCGACCAGTTTCACGTGGCCCTCGGCCGCCATCTGCTGGATTCGTTCCGCGATCTGGGCATAGCAGGGAACGCAGTCATAGTCGTCCGCATTCCAGTCTTCCAGAGGCAGGGCCTCGAGATCGAGGTTGATGCGGATGGGCTGCATCCGATGATGTTCGTGATCGAAGACGCCGATGCTCCAGGCGATGTCCAGGTCGCGAACCGAAATGCGATAGGTCACGTCCTGCGGGGCCGGGGCCTGTTCCGCCACGGTATAGGAGGCCTGGGCCAATTCGGAAATCACACGCATCCTCTTTACCTCTCCCCCTGAACGTCTCGTCCGTATTCTCTGTCCTGCCTTTGCGGTCCGCGCCGTCCGGACGGGCTTGGCAAAGTCCGGCGCGCGGGCTAATTCCGCAGTCACAGCGGCACACTACCCATACCGGGCCCGAAGGCAAGAAAAGCTCGGTTTCAGGAAAGTTGAAGATGTCCAGAACCGTCCTTAACGAAGCCCCGCAGCGATGCCTTGTAATGGGTATCGTGAATGTGACGCCGGACTCCTTCTCCGGCGACGGACTAGGCAAAGAATGCGACATCGTGGCCGCTGCCGTCGCGCAGGCGCAACATTTCGTTGAAACCGGGGCCGATATTCTGGACATCGGCGGCGAAAGCACGCGTCCCGGCGCCGAGCTTGTCGCGGAAGATGAGGAAACCGCGCGTGTGGTTCCCGTGATCCAGGCGATCCGCGACGTTCTGCCTGATGTCGCAATATCGATCGATACGTATAAGGCGCGCGTCGCGGCGGCTGCGCTGGAAGCCGGGGCGGACATTGTCAACGATGTCTGGGCGTTGAAGGCGGACCCCGACATGGCGCGCGTCGTGGTCGAGGCGGCATGCCCCGCGATCCTGATGCACAATCGCAGCAAACCGGGCCATGCCGATATCGATCGGCGCCTGGGGGGGAGCTACGTCGCGCCGGATTATGGCGACAATTTCCTGGAATGCGTGCTGGACGAGATGCGGCGGATGATGGCGGATGCGGTCGAAAGCGGACTGGACCCGGCGCGGCTCTACGCCGATCCCGGCGTCGGGTTTGGCAAGACGCCCGCTCAGAACATGGCGCTGATCGAGGCGATCGACCGGGTGCGGGACATCGGCTACCCGGTCCTGCTGGGCGCCAGCCGAAAGAGCTTCATGGGGCGTGTTCTGGATCTGCCGGCCGGTGACCGGCTGGAGACGACGCTGGCGACGACGGCGCTCGCCGTGACCCGCGGGGCTGCCATCGTTCGCGTCCATGATGTCGCCGAGAACGCCAAGGTCGTGCGCATGACCGAGGCAATGCTTACCGCCGGTCGTGCCGCCCGAGCGAATTCGGAAGATGCCGCATGACCCGGGTTGTGGTTCTGGCTCTGGGAAGCAATCTGGGCGATCGGGAAGGCATGCTGGCGACGGCGATCCGGGAACTCCGGGCCCTGTTGGGACCCGTAACCCTGTCCCGGGTCTATGAGACTGCACCGATGTATGTCACGGATCAGCCCGCCTTTCTGAACATGGCGCTATCGGCAGTGACCGATCTGGCTCCGTTGGATCTGCTGGACAAGGTAAAGGCATTGGAGACGCGGATCGGACGGGTACCGTCGGTGGTGAACGGGCCGCGCGCCATCGATATCGACATCCTGTTTCATGGCGACGCCGTTCTTGAGACGGAAAGACTGGTCCTGCCGCATCCGCGCATTGCGGAGCGGGCCTTCGTGTTGGCGCCATTGGCCGATATCGTGCCGGATCACCCTGTCCCGACTACCGGGAAAAGCGTTCGGGACCTGTTGGATGTGGTGCCGGGTCGGGACACGGTCGTGGTCGTCGACAAGCCGGAAATCGCCTGACGCCGGGCCGGCGGACGAGCTATGCGCTGGCTGCATGCCTGAGTCCTGAACTTTGCAGTTCGGTTATGTGTGCATTGCAATAATGTGTCGCACAGCACCGGGAACGGGATGGCCCGGCGGCTGGTTCCAGATTAGCGTTGCGATCCACTCACGGCGGCTTCGGCCGCCCGATGGGCTTTCGTTAACCGAATTTTGAGAACCGCCTGCCTAGTCTCCGTTCCGCTACGGTAAATCGAATGACACATGCGCGGTCCGGTACAGGGCACGCGCCACCGAACTGAAGGACCGAATGACATGACCAACACCACCGATATCCGCGGCCCCTGGGTCGAAGGCGGCCATCAGATCGCCGCGCTGCGCAAGGCGCGTGAGATCACCAAGGCCGAACTGGCCGAACAGGCCGGGCTGCCTTCCGTCGCCTGGATTGCCGACGTCGAAGCCGGCCGCCGCCCGGTTCCGTCCGTGTTCTACAAGGCCCTGGGCCTGCAACTGGGCATGAGCGCGTCCGAATTCGCTGCACTGTGCCTGAAGCATTACGACCCGAAGGCCTACGAGGCGCTGTTCGGTGCCGAAATCCCGGCGCTGAAACTGGCTGCCTGATCCATTTCGGGATCGACTTGCGGAAAGGCCCCACCGGATGCACCGGCGGGGCCTTTTGTCTTTCCCGGGCCTTTCCGAAAATGATCAGGACAGCGGACGCATGCCGCATCGGTCGACGATATCCGCGATCGCCTCCGCGGTGCCGCGTCCGGATTCCTCGGTTACCGAAAAGACCCCGCCGGTCAGTTGCGGATAGGCGCGCATGATTTCTATGACGCGCGGATCCGGCGACAATTGAAAGCCGGCGGTCGGGATGTAGACGGATGAAATACGGATGTCGCGGCGCAGGGCCTCGGTCGTGATCTCCCGCGCGTTGACGTCGTCGACCCCTTCGTCAAAGGAATCGTCGAAGCCGCCAGGCAGATTGTCCGTGATCAGGACCAGAATGCGGCTGCGGGCCTGCCATTCGCCCCTGAAATCGCCCTCCTGCGCCCGGTCGGCGGCACTGAGCCCGACGACAGCGGTGCGCAAGGCCTCATCGCTGGCCTCCGGGCCGCCATTGCCGCCTTCCGCTTGCAGCCGCCGGATCGCCCAGGTGATCGCATCCTTCGCCTTCCCGGGATCGGCGACGGATCCCAGATCGACATCGACGCGTACGGTGTCGCGAAAACTGACGAGGCCGAGGCGAAAATCGCCCGCCGATACGAACGATACGAGATCGATAAGCCGGATCGCCTCCCGCTTCATCTCGCGGATGGCGGCCGCCATGGAATGCGTCGTGTCGATGGCGATGACCAGATCCGTCGCGCCGCATTTCCCTTCTCGGCCCGTTCCCTTGACGGCACCGGTCTCCTCATCCGAGCCCCAAAGGAATGCCGATGACGGGGCGGCCGGAACGGCGGTAGCCGCCAGAAAGGCTGACAGGGCAAGGATCAGGCGCTTGTTCATCACCTGGATGTTAGGTCGCGATGGGAATGGGTTCAATTGAAAGGCTGGCAGCGCGGCTTGTCACATTCGCGTTATTGCGTGTGTTCAGGGCAGGGCCAGTACGTAGACGCGGCATTCGGAGGTCCCGTCCAGTCTGAACAGATAGGCCTGTTCCGGGCCGCTCAGCCTTTCCGGATCGTAGAGGTTGAGGCCGTTGCCCTGCGCATAACCGTAGCGGACGGGCGGGGCATTTTGCTGATCCACGATCACGTAGTACTTGCCCTGCCGTCGCTGATTGAAGCGTAGCCGTGAACAGGCGTCGGAAAGCGTATCCGAAAGGTTCCTGGGCAGTTCCCGGGCGTCGACAGGGAAATTGATCTGCGATCCGTCCGTGCGCGATCGCACCTCGCCATGGGGCTCGGGCTCCACGACCTCCGGAATTCGGCGCAGGAAATCCCGGGCCTGGTTTTGCCCGTAGGCAGCGGCAGGCAGCATGAGGGTGATCACAAGTCCGATGAAGGCAGGGTGCAACACGGTATGGTCCTAATCCGCCGGTTGATCGGGGAAGGTCTTGGCCGCCGTGTCATAGTCTTCCGTCTCCAGCAGATCCATCAACTCCGCCGCCTGGTCCGGGCGGGCGCCCTGTAGAAACGGTCCGCCGGGCAGCAGCTTGATGGTCGGGCCGATATGACAGCGACCCAGGCAGTGGACGGTTTCCATCTGTATGAAATCGCCGCGCTTCTCCAACTCATTGCGAAGTGCCTTGGCCAGTTCCTTCGATCCCCGTGCACCACAGGACGGCAGGATGTCGCCCGCCCTCAGATTGGTGCAGATCCGCATTTTGGTGTAGCGACGTTCCATGGGCAATTGAGCTCTATACCGTTCCCTTGTTCCCGCGCGGAACCAGCGTTGTTGCACTGCAGCTATTGTCCCGGCGGGATCGTTACCCCATGTTCCCATCCAACTACAGAGACCTGAGTAACATATAGGAGCGAGTCGCGACATGAGCGAATACGAGTACGACCTGTTTGTCATCGGTGCCGGTTCCGGCGGGGTCCGGGCCAGCCGCATGTCGTCTTCGCTCGGCGCGAAGGTTGCCATTGCCGAGGACCTGCATCTCGGCGGCACCTGCGTCAATGTCGGCTGCGTGCCGAAGAAGCTGATGGTCTATGCCTCGCATTATCACGAGGATTTCGATGAGGCGGCAGGGTTCGGCTGGACGGTCGGCCCGCGGGCCCACAACTGGTCGAAGCTGATCGAGGCGAAGAATACCGAAATCTCCCGCCTGAACGGCATCTACGGCAATCTGCTGAAAAATGCCGGTGTCGAACTGTTCAACGGTCGCGCGACCGTCACCGGGCCGCATGAGGTCGAGGTCGATGGACGCCGGATCACCGCCGAGCGCATTCTGGTCGCTGTCGGCGGCTGGCCGTCCGTACCCGACATTCCTGGCAAGGAGCATGTGATCACGTCGAACGAATTCTTCTATCTCGACGATTTGCCGAAGCGGGTCATCGTTGTCGGCGGCGGCTACATTGCCGTCGAACTGGCGGGGATCTTCAACGGGTTGGGCGCTTCGGTGACACAGCTGTATCGCGGCCCGCTTTTTTTGCGCGGTTTTGATGAGGATATCCGTCATTTTACGGCGGGCGAGGTGCGCAAGAAGGGCATCGACCTGCAGTTCAAGAAGAACATCGCCTCGGTTGAGAAGAAGACCGATGGCGCCCTGGTTGCGACGCTCGAGGACGGGACCGAGATGGAAGCGGATACCATTCTCTATGCCACTGGGCGAACCCCTAAGACGAAGGATCTGGGGCTGGAAGCGGCCGGCGTCGAGATGACGAAGTCGGGCGCGATTGTCGTGAACGACGATTACCAGACCACTGTGCCGTCGATCTATGCGCTGGGGGACGTCATTGACCGCGTCGCGCTGACGCCTGTCGCCATCGGAGAGGGCATGGTTTTCGCCCATAATACCTATGGCAAGGGTGGGCGGAAGATGAGCTATCGCGACATTCCGACGGCGGTGTTCAGTCAGCCGCCGATCGGCACGGTCGGCCTCACCGAAGAAGAGGCCCGCAAGGAATACGGCGAGATTGAGATCTATCGTTCCGAATTCCGGCCGATGAAACATACGCTGTCCGGCAGCGATGAGCGCAGCCTGATGAAGTTGATCGTCGACAAGGCCAGCGACCGGGTCGTCGGCCTGCATATGGTCGGCCCGGAAGCCGGTGAGATCACCCAGGGCTTCGGTGTCGCCATGAAGGCGGGCGCGACGAAGGCGGACTTCGATGCCACGGTCGGCATTCATCCGACCAGTGCGGAGGAGTTTGTGACGATGCGCGAGCCGGCGCGGCCGACCAGGGCCGCCGCCGAATAACCCGGCCGACGCTTACAGGACGCAGTGCTTGGCGAACTCCGCGGCTTCCTTGGCCGTGATGTCCTCGGCATTGCGTTCCTTCATCATGTCGCACCATTCCTGGCTGCCGACCTTCGGCTCGCAGCCCGCCAGCACCAGTGCGGCCAGGAAAACGGTCCCGATTACCAGCTTGTTCTTCATCCGCTCGATCCTTCTTCCTTGTTCGCGTCCGGGGGCTGAAGATCCCAGCGCATGCAGTTTTGTTCGGCGAACCCCCGCGCATCCTCGGCGGTCCAGTTTGTCAGCGGCTTGTCCCGGATTGCCTGGCACCAGCGCTTGTCGCCGGGCATCGGCGGGCCGGGACGCAGGGCTTCCCATACAAGATAGGCCGAAACAGCCCCGATTCCGGCCCAAATGGCAATTTTGACGCCAGGTTTCATGTTTCCATCCCGTTCCCGGTTTCTGCCGAAGGTTCCAATCCGGATCGGCGTGAATGTGGGAAAGTTGTAAATACCTCAATTTCCCGAATAACCGGTGGAAAACCTTGCGGTGACCGCGTAAAACAGGCCCCCGCCCCGACCATGATTCGGCATAGGGCCGTCCGCCGGGGAAAGAGAGAACTTTGGAGTTTAGGACAATGGCACACGGAACCTGGAGCCCGGAAAGCTGGCGCACAAAGCCGATCCTGCAGGTGCCGGAGTATCCCGACGCATCGAAACTGCAGTCGATCGAGGCGGAACTGGCCTCCAATCCGCCCTTGGTATTTGCCGGCGAGGCGCGGAAGCTGAAAGCGTCGCTTGCCGAGGTTGCGGAAGGCCGCGCATTTCTGCTTCAGGGCGGGGATTGTGCCGAGAGCTTCGCGGAATTCTCTGCGAACAATATTCGCGACACATTCAAGGTTCTGCTGCAGATGGCTGTGGTGCTGACCTTCGGGGCGGCTTGCCCGGTGGTGAAGGTCGGCCGCATGGCGGGGCAGTTCGCAAAACCGCGCTCGGCGCCGACCGAGAAGCAAGGCGACAAGGAACTGCCCAGCTACCGCGGCGATATCGTCAACGGGATCGAGTTCACCGACGCCGATCGTGTGCCGGATCCGGCGCGCATGCTGCGCGCCTACCATCAGGCCGCGTCGACACTGAACCTGTTGCGCGCCTTTGCGCAGGGCGGCTTCGCCGATCTGCATCAGGTGCATCAGTGGAATTTGGATTTCGTTGCGGACAGCGCCCAGGGTGAGCGTTATCAGGCCCTGGCCGACCGCCTAGACGAAACGCTCAGCTTCATGGCCGCTTGCGGCCTGACGTCGGAGCGGGTGCCACAGATCGCGGAGACCGAGTTCTACACCAGTCATGAAGGTCTGTTGCTGTGGTACGAGCAGGCGCTGACCCGCCGCGACAGCATCACCGGAGGCTGGTACGATTGTTCGGCCCACATGATCTGGATCGGGGACCGTACGCGTCAGCCGGATGGGGCCCATATCGAATTCTGCCGCGGGGTCGAAAACCCGATTGGCATGAAATGCGGCCCGTCGACCGATCCGGACGAACTGATCCGTCTGATCGACATTCTGAACCCGAAGAACGAAGCGGGTCGCCTGACACTGATCGCACGTATGGGGAGCGACAAGGTGCAGGATCACCTGCCGGCCCTGCTGCGGCGCGTGAAGCAGGAAGGCCGCAAGGTCGTCTGGTCCTGCGATCCGATGCATGGCAACGTCATCAAGTCGGAAAGCGGCTACAAGACGCGGCCGTTCGACCGGATTCTGGCCGAGGTTCGTCAGTTCTTCGATGCGCATGAGGCCGAAGGTACGCATGCCGGCGGCGTGCATTTCGAAATGACCGGTCAGGATGTCACCGAATGCCTGGGCGGTGCG of Alphaproteobacteria bacterium contains these proteins:
- the folB gene encoding dihydroneopterin aldolase; its protein translation is MRVISELAQASYTVAEQAPAPQDVTYRISVRDLDIAWSIGVFDHEHHRMQPIRINLDLEALPLEDWNADDYDCVPCYAQIAERIQQMAAEGHVKLVETLASRIAEMCLEDERVLSASVRVEKPEALSNAAFVGVEVTRARRR
- the folP gene encoding dihydropteroate synthase, translating into MSRTVLNEAPQRCLVMGIVNVTPDSFSGDGLGKECDIVAAAVAQAQHFVETGADILDIGGESTRPGAELVAEDEETARVVPVIQAIRDVLPDVAISIDTYKARVAAAALEAGADIVNDVWALKADPDMARVVVEAACPAILMHNRSKPGHADIDRRLGGSYVAPDYGDNFLECVLDEMRRMMADAVESGLDPARLYADPGVGFGKTPAQNMALIEAIDRVRDIGYPVLLGASRKSFMGRVLDLPAGDRLETTLATTALAVTRGAAIVRVHDVAENAKVVRMTEAMLTAGRAARANSEDAA
- the folK gene encoding 2-amino-4-hydroxy-6-hydroxymethyldihydropteridine diphosphokinase, yielding MTRVVVLALGSNLGDREGMLATAIRELRALLGPVTLSRVYETAPMYVTDQPAFLNMALSAVTDLAPLDLLDKVKALETRIGRVPSVVNGPRAIDIDILFHGDAVLETERLVLPHPRIAERAFVLAPLADIVPDHPVPTTGKSVRDLLDVVPGRDTVVVVDKPEIA
- a CDS encoding helix-turn-helix transcriptional regulator, which translates into the protein MTNTTDIRGPWVEGGHQIAALRKAREITKAELAEQAGLPSVAWIADVEAGRRPVPSVFYKALGLQLGMSASEFAALCLKHYDPKAYEALFGAEIPALKLAA
- a CDS encoding vWA domain-containing protein codes for the protein MNKRLILALSAFLAATAVPAAPSSAFLWGSDEETGAVKGTGREGKCGATDLVIAIDTTHSMAAAIREMKREAIRLIDLVSFVSAGDFRLGLVSFRDTVRVDVDLGSVADPGKAKDAITWAIRRLQAEGGNGGPEASDEALRTAVVGLSAADRAQEGDFRGEWQARSRILVLITDNLPGGFDDSFDEGVDDVNAREITTEALRRDIRISSVYIPTAGFQLSPDPRVIEIMRAYPQLTGGVFSVTEESGRGTAEAIADIVDRCGMRPLS
- a CDS encoding (2Fe-2S) ferredoxin domain-containing protein, yielding MERRYTKMRICTNLRAGDILPSCGARGSKELAKALRNELEKRGDFIQMETVHCLGRCHIGPTIKLLPGGPFLQGARPDQAAELMDLLETEDYDTAAKTFPDQPAD
- the gorA gene encoding glutathione-disulfide reductase, with the translated sequence MSEYEYDLFVIGAGSGGVRASRMSSSLGAKVAIAEDLHLGGTCVNVGCVPKKLMVYASHYHEDFDEAAGFGWTVGPRAHNWSKLIEAKNTEISRLNGIYGNLLKNAGVELFNGRATVTGPHEVEVDGRRITAERILVAVGGWPSVPDIPGKEHVITSNEFFYLDDLPKRVIVVGGGYIAVELAGIFNGLGASVTQLYRGPLFLRGFDEDIRHFTAGEVRKKGIDLQFKKNIASVEKKTDGALVATLEDGTEMEADTILYATGRTPKTKDLGLEAAGVEMTKSGAIVVNDDYQTTVPSIYALGDVIDRVALTPVAIGEGMVFAHNTYGKGGRKMSYRDIPTAVFSQPPIGTVGLTEEEARKEYGEIEIYRSEFRPMKHTLSGSDERSLMKLIVDKASDRVVGLHMVGPEAGEITQGFGVAMKAGATKADFDATVGIHPTSAEEFVTMREPARPTRAAAE
- a CDS encoding DUF3012 domain-containing protein is translated as MKNKLVIGTVFLAALVLAGCEPKVGSQEWCDMMKERNAEDITAKEAAEFAKHCVL
- a CDS encoding DUF3012 domain-containing protein gives rise to the protein MKPGVKIAIWAGIGAVSAYLVWEALRPGPPMPGDKRWCQAIRDKPLTNWTAEDARGFAEQNCMRWDLQPPDANKEEGSSG
- a CDS encoding 3-deoxy-7-phosphoheptulonate synthase class II → MAHGTWSPESWRTKPILQVPEYPDASKLQSIEAELASNPPLVFAGEARKLKASLAEVAEGRAFLLQGGDCAESFAEFSANNIRDTFKVLLQMAVVLTFGAACPVVKVGRMAGQFAKPRSAPTEKQGDKELPSYRGDIVNGIEFTDADRVPDPARMLRAYHQAASTLNLLRAFAQGGFADLHQVHQWNLDFVADSAQGERYQALADRLDETLSFMAACGLTSERVPQIAETEFYTSHEGLLLWYEQALTRRDSITGGWYDCSAHMIWIGDRTRQPDGAHIEFCRGVENPIGMKCGPSTDPDELIRLIDILNPKNEAGRLTLIARMGSDKVQDHLPALLRRVKQEGRKVVWSCDPMHGNVIKSESGYKTRPFDRILAEVRQFFDAHEAEGTHAGGVHFEMTGQDVTECLGGAQAISDSDLSARYHTHCDPRLNGAQALELAFLIAEELKAGRAAGRLRPSEAAE